A window of Hordeum vulgare subsp. vulgare chromosome 5H, MorexV3_pseudomolecules_assembly, whole genome shotgun sequence genomic DNA:
tgatgaccatctacgagaggagagattggatccacatacccttgtagatcactaagcagaagcgCATATAACGCGGTtcgtgtagtcgaacatcttcgcgatccaaatcgcaatccgtcccgcaatcccatcacgatccgtcccgcgatctcatcacgatccatctcgatctagtgccgaacggacggcacctccgcgttcaacacacgtatagctcgatgacaatctctaccttcttgatccagcaagagggggtgaagaggtagctgagttctccacGACCTAACGgtctggcggtgatggtggtggagctgatccggcagggcttcatcGTGCACTGTTGAACCTattctagaggaagaacgaactagagggagggagaggggctgcaccCTGGAGTCTTAGAATAAGGTGTtggctgccctctctcccctctagtgtatataggaggaaaggcaaagggtggcacaccaagagaggaggagtcctcctcgactacgggaggtggagtcctactccttgtaggattccctcccacttggccttcctcccacctccttggcgcaAGGGCCTTTAGGGGCTGGCttcccagcccactaagggttggtcaaCCGCCTattaggcccatgtggcccctggGGTGGGAGGACTTCTCCCGGTGGACCGCCagaacccattcgccattcccggtacactactggaaaTGCCCGAATCCATTTCGGAGTCCAAATACCCTCTTCCTACATATCTATATTCATCTCTAGACCATtctagaactcctcgtgacgtcctgggtctcatccgagactccgaacaaccttcggtcaccaacatacataactcaactacaccaaaacgtcaccaaaccttaagtgtgtagaccctgcgggttcaagaactacgcagacataaccgagacaatctccgttcaataaccaatagcgggaccggatgcccatattggctcttacatattctacgaagatctttattggtcgaacctctgtgtcaaggattcagttaatcttgtatactgttccctttgtccttcggtatgttactcgcccgagattcgatcgtcggtatctccatacctagttcaatctcgttaccgggtagtctctttactcgttccgtaatacaatatcccatgactaactccttagtcatattgctttcaaggcttattgtgatgttgtattaccgagtgggccctgagatacctcttcgtcacacagagtgacaaatccgagtcttgattcacgccaacccaacagacaccttcagagatacgtgtagagcacctttatagtcacccagttacgttgtgatgtttgatacacacaaggtattcctacggcgtCTGGGACTtgaatgatctcatggtcatgggaacacatactttgacatgcagaaaatagtataagtaaactgacacgatcacgcgatcccgttatcaaacaacgtctcatgtctatggccaggaaaccttgaccatatttgatcaacgagctagtcctccaggggctcactaggaacagtgtgttgtctatgtatccacacatgtatttgagtttccaatcaatacaattctagcatggataataaatgattatcatgaaaaaggagatataataataaccaatttattattgcctctagggcatatttccaacactattatGTAACGCTAATATGTTGACGTTGATTTACATATTAAGGTTTCAAATTTTATGTTTTCGAGATTAAGTTTTGGCCATCGGGCATGCACATTGGCTTGCCATGGTTCATGCAACTCTTTTGTCTACTAGATAATTACTTACAAATTGATGCATAATATATATTTATTATTCTCCAAAATGGTCTCTAGAAGTTTTTCTATTGATGGATATTGTAACCAATGGGAAAAATAGTTGAGCCGGGTTTTACAAACTAAGTTAGTTGTATGCCTTTCCACAAATGGGCCACATGGTTAAGACATTAGTATTGATCCCAAAACATATGAAACATATGTTTCTTTAGATACAAGACAAAGATACAATAAATGTGTTAGTGGAGTTGTGTGTGAACACTTATTAATGCTTGAGATACAAGCTTAGGATATGATGCACTGGGATAGACCTTAAGGATGTAGATAAGGCAATATTTATTTTGCCCTTGAATACCCAAGAGCCTTGAatatcttttgtttttgtttgcgcCGCTTGCATATCTTATGTATTTTTCTTCATTTGAGGCAACCATTGGATGATGTGAATCCTCTTTGTGTTCAGATTTTTTGTCAGGGACGCCCTTGTTTCCGCACCATGTATAAAATAGCCACCACCTTAGAGCCTTCTAAATACATATGCTAGATACGGGAATAGCAATGAAGGTGGCGACTTCTGGCTTCCTCCTATGGCTACTTCTAACATCCTGTGGTAAAGCACTCTCACTCGCGGAAGTATTCATGGTTCACTTCAATGATTCATGCCACTGCACTACACCACATAGCTAGGTACAATTCACTCACAACCTGCATCTATAGGGCTGGTGTTGCATGTGCTTGGAGTTGGAGTTGGACTTGGAGCAGATGAATGTTGGGTTCTAAGTCGtgactactactactattgcATGAGGACTGCCAAATGTAGGAGAGCTTGCATGGAGCACCACTACGTTAACGGGCGATGCTGGTGGGCATTTCCTTATTTGTTGCCCTTGTGCGAGTGCTTGCGCCCAAAATGCGCTCCTACGAGAGCACTCGATCCTTGATAGTAATCCCCGGATGTGTGTCCGAGCATGTTGCATTGGTTGTACACTCATCTGGTTATTAGCAACTAGAAAGTGACTCACGCAAACTGTGAGGGTTTTCATAATAAAATAGTACTAAATATATGTTTATCTTTAACACGTCTTATAATTAGATGAGCAAAATTGAGGCAATAGGGACTGTTACTTTTGTCAGATAGAGGAGACATTACAACACTTATTTTTTAGTGTTGTTTTGCACATGATTCCTACTTCATACAATTGGGAAATGGGTTGTTTCAACCATGTAGTTTATAACATATCTTCGATAGTTGATGGTGATATTAGGACAGACTTGAAACCGAAAGTCCTATTAGGGTTAGGGGCGGCTGCTATTGGTGAATCAGGATATGATGAATGCGGTATGAGTGCCCTCTCATAACCTACAAGTGTAGGGAACCGCAAcattctgatacgtccattttgcatcatgttttcccgttgatatttttgtgttttcagttattattttactttatgatgcaatcctaatgccttttctcttttatttcacaAGATTTATACAAAGAGAGAGATTGTCGATAGTTGGAATTCTTGACCGAAAAGGGCTACGGAAGAGTTGGGTATTCTTTggaactccaaatgacctgaaaatggACGGCGGTTTATTCTGGGAGTTTGAGCCAtcatttgttttttgtttttttgcttctTGTGGGTTTATTGAGTGCTCCAAAAAGTTGACTCCATTTACTTATGGCATTCGACTTCATCCAACAATGTGACGGTCCAAATGGCCTCCCCTCATTTTGTTGGCACAATGTCACTGCCATGCTCAGTTATCAAACAAACCACAAATCAACATATTTCAACatataaagaaagaaaaacataATGATCAATGTAAAGTGGGGGCGCATGGCTTTTGACTCCCGTGTCACTTGGGTTTTTATTTGTCACTTGCGTAAATGCACCAAACCATTATTGACAGATTCTTGGATGGCATACCAACTATGAGTGAGCGAGTTCTCATTGTGATGACTTGTGATCGGATGTTGGTGGGTATTTTTGAACTCATGGCGGTAGTCATGATTTTTCATCCAATATTTTTAACTCTTTTGCTATGTTCCACATATTGGATCCATGCTCACCTGCAAACAAGTGGTGCCGAAGTGAACTAAGCGTAGCCAAGATGGTTAGGTTCCTTGTGATggaaccagcccaccaggggtttaAGTCCTTGACTTGACACTAGTATATGCATTTTTCAGGATTTATTTCTGTCTTTTCGACGATGTTCGTTCACTCGAAGATGTTACTATCGACTACAAGGCGCCTTTGATGACTTCGTCAATTTTAAGATGTTGTGGCGGCTCATTATTTCGTAGATACTCATAGGgatagtgtgtgcatgtgtgattGAGTGTATGTGCGTGCATGTGAGCGTCGTTGATTGTACTGTGTTAAAAAAACAAGCGGTGCAAACCAACACATCTTCCTTCCAGGTTTATGCACTTCCTCACTTCGCCACCTTGGTTTGAGATGGTTGCCCAACATCATTCATTAGCGCATTTTGATCACCAACGTCATATATTGGAGGTACTTGACCATTGTGGATCATATCCATCATCAATTCATTTAAAAAATGCATCACAGTGAACCATTGCACCACAAAAATGTTCACGTCCATCCTAAATATGCATAGTTGGTCAAGCATCACCTCAGTttgatgtgtgtgtatgtggagGGGGTATCCTCGAATCGCCAAATCTCATTGGTCAATTGAAGCCTTGGGGCATGCCCCACCCTTGGCCAATTGAAGCCTTGGGGCACCCTTGCGGACGGAGTTaggattttttatttatttatttatttgaggtggggtAGGCAATGAAACATCTAATTCATTGAGAGAGATCTAATTCACTGAGAGAGACATACACAAAAATTTAGTGATCAAATTGATAAGTCCGCATACTACTTCAGGGAAGTTTAAGAACTTCTTACAACACGGGGGTTTTATATGGCCTTGAGATGCCCTTACGTGTTTGGACAAAGCTGTTAGTTGTTAAGGTCGATGTTTTTTAGCACTTATTATGACCATCATTGGCATACCGGCAGCCATGTAGGATTGGCCTTTTTTCGAGAGTACACAAACTGTTAACCTTGGCCTTTTCACAAGTATTTAGGACTTTTAAGACCATCACTAGATTATCACTAGACATGCACcttagtacttcctccgttcctaaatataattttttaaaaaggttttattagtggactacatataaatatatatagacatactttaaaatgtagattcactcattttgcttcgtatgtagactcctagtgaaatatagacttatatttaggaacggagggagtactacctaGTTAGCATTCCACCTTACACGGAATTGGTTCGTACACGTACAATAGTATTCCGCTTCGCAGATGGAACCGTTTGGTAATTAGAAAAAAACAATTACGTGTGAAAAGCAGGGAGCACATCACCGTTGCGTTGACTTTGCGTTTCTTGGAGCAACGCAAAGAAAAGTCGGCTATGAAAGATTTATGCAAAATCATCAAGGATGTAGCAATTGTATCTTGCACAGAAACTGCAACTGTGTCACAAGAAACTACGATAAATCGATACAGTGGTGCTACAACAGAATTGGGGGACACCTTCTACCGCTCGTGTGGTAAAAATCCACAGAACGCAAGACAACTAAGCCCTTGCAACGTTTTTTGATTTCTTGCTTGCCTTTTTCTGCTTCTTGTATTCCTTGTACATGCTTATGGATGACAATGCATGGTTCAACTCGGTCCTCAATCTCTCATTCTCAGAAATGCCTCTTAGTACAGCAAAATGACTTTGCAACTTCTCTCTCAGTTCATCTTCGCCCACCGTGCAATCTGCCTTCTCAAGCACATCTGGGCTTAGAGCGACAAACTCCTTGCTGCGACGTTTCCTTTTGCACTTCAATGTATGTGACAATTTGTGGGTTGGCTTTGATAATTCCCGTCCCATCGACAAGTCTTTGTATGCTTCTAGAGGATTCGAGCTAGAAAGTTGAACTGGATTCTGGGTGGCGTTCAGATTTGCCATGCTCAAGACATTTGAAGCCATTCCACTAACAGTTTCGTCATAATGCTTCTGCAGAAGGCTAAGCTCCCAAAGTACTGTTGCTAGTGCTCCACTAAGATAAGGATCTTTAGCCTCTGGGTCATATTTCtgaacaaaaggaaaaaatgaaattGATAATAATAAGATAAATACAAATTGTAGATGATAAATAAAATACAGAAGAGGTAAGACATATACCGCAACTAAGCTAGACAGGGAACCACCGCCAGCATCATTTTCCAACATGTTTCGGCACTTGGTATTCTTCTGGAGAAGATGCTTCAGCGTGATCAAGGCTGAAACATGAGCCCAACATGTGTCATTATTCCAATAAGACAGAAAGCGATGATACTTGACTACAAGTGCTTGCAAGAACTAGCCACGAAGAAAAATTGAATGCCTTACAAATGCCTCTAATGCTCTACTGATGATTAACTAATCTTGTGATGCATATTTTGTACAGGTTCTAAGAAGCAACCAAGATGGGATCACCTGCAGCAAGTctaactccctccgtttcaaattataagatgttctaacttttCTCTGAATTGGATGTATGTAGACGTGTTTTAGTGTGTTTGTTAACTCATTTCAGTCTGTAcgtagtccatattgaaatatccaaaacatcttataatTTGGAACAAAGGTAGTAATTTATTATGAATTTGTTCCATGAATGCTGCTATAAAATATTGCACTCGGCTGGTGCATCACTGCATCCTTAAATGCTCCAAACTCCTTAGGAATGGAGACCTGTTGGGAGGCCCGGTGTTTTTCCCACAGCAGACCCCGCTTGTCAGTGTCAGGTTGGCGCGTCCGTCCCGTAGGTCAGCTCACAACCAACGTCAGTGTGCTGGTCAAACCCCTTCCGCCTCATGTCAGTTCGCTGTAATTTGGGTGTCCCCATGTCGACTCGCATCCTCCATTGTGTTCGTGGAGAAGGGGGCAATCTTCGCCTGCTCTCTTTTCCTTCAGGCAAGGGTTTGGTGAAAAAAATGGTGGCGGTCAGTGGTCGTCCATCTTTGGAGCAGGCGTCGGCCTCGTGCTGGCTGGTCCGTATCACTTGGGAATTTCTCATGGAAGCGAACAAAATTCCTCTAACAACCTGAAGTGTGTATGGGCATGTGAAAGCATCAATCAGCGAATTGAGGATTTGAAGGCTATACTGGAGACATGAGTGGAGATATGGATGAAAAGGGTTGGTCATCGGTTGGGCTTAACTGCAATTTCGAGAGGGGAGAGCTAGAATCTTGGAGATAGAGATCGCAATTTCATTCCCATGCTTTCTCGACAGACACTCCAGAGTAGTGATGGCATGCATCCTTCGCGACCGTGGCTTCTTGGTAGAAACCAGCCAAGAAGAGTATCTGAGATGAGCGATCCACACCCAAGAGGTTGCCAGATTTCATAGTAACTGAAGGAAGGAATGGTAAAGGGCAGGTCTGACGCAGTGGTAGTCTCTCCACTTGTGGCctggaggtcctgggttcgaaccAGCCTCCTTGCAGAATTTTTTTTCGAGAAACGCAAAAGCCTTTGTGTTTCATTGCATTGAAAAGAGGGGGAAAAACATCCTCCTAAGAGGCCAGTACAACGGTGTTACAAATGGATCAATGGACGTCCCAGGAGGAGGGCAGGGTGACCCTAAGCCCTTTGGCCCCTGCCTTAGCCCAACTTCTGGACTCGTCCTTGATCGCATCAACGAGCTCAACTAGCGATGGGGTTACATGGTCAAATACACACGCATTTCTATGCTTCCAGATCATCCAAGGCACCAGGAGCGCTACGGAGGCCAGCGCTTTGCGGAGCGGGGGTGGCGTGGCGTCGCGAGCCCGCAGCCACCAGTCCTGGAGCGTGGCGTCCTGGTCTGGCACCGGAGCCGGGAGACGCAGCCAGGGCATGATTCCGTGCCAGGTCTGCTTCGCGAATGGACATGTGAGCAACAGGTGATGTATCGTTTCCGGCTCTTGATCGCAGGAGGCACCGAGGGTGGTGTGTGAGGCCATGGCGGGCAAGGCGCTCAGCAGTCCAGCAACGGTCCTGATTGGCGAGCCAATGAAAGAACTTGACCTTCGACGGGGCCCAACCCTTCCAAATCAGCTTCCACGAGCGGCAAGCGATGGATCCGTGGAAGGTGGCTTGGTAGCAAGACCTTGCTGTGTAGTTGCCGTTGGCTGTCCACTTCCAGGTTAGCTTGTCCGGCTCTGGGGAAAGGGTGGTGCGAGACACCAGCAACCAAAGTTGGAGATACTGCCCAATCTCCTGAAGGCCAAGGGTACCGTGGATATCCCGCGCCCATGCATTGCCGTCAATGCCCTCCGCCACCGTCCGAGATTTCCTCCGATTTTTGGGGATGCAAATGTACAGCGAGGGCGCGTGCTCACGGATGGATTGGCGAGGAGCCAACGGTCCTCCCAAAAAAGTGATGTCATTCCATCCCCGAGCTGCATGGTGGTGGAGGCGTGGAAAAGGCCGTGCTCCTCGGGGGTGAACTGCATGTCCAAGCCATGCCAGGCACGGCTAGTGTCCGTCCGCGAGAGCCATAACCATCTGAGCCTAAGAGCGAGCCCCGTGCGCTCGAGGTCGCGGACTCCCAGGCCACCGTACTCGATCGGCCGGCATACCCGGCTTCACGTGACAGTGCCCTTCTTGGGCGGCCTTGCGCCCGGCCCAGAGGAACCCGCGCTGAATCTTCTCGAGCTGCTTCAGGGTTTTCTTCGGGGGTGCGAGGGCGAGCATTTGGTGGGTGGGGATGGCGCTGAGCACAGACTTGACGAGCGCCAGCCGCCCGGCCTTGTTCATGAGC
This region includes:
- the LOC123398973 gene encoding uncharacterized protein LOC123398973, which produces MLDTGIAMKVATSGFLLWLLLTSCGLVLHVLGVGVGLGADECWVLSRDYYYYCMRTAKCRRACMEHHYVNGRCWWAFPYLLPLCECLRPKCAPTRALDP